In Mercurialis annua linkage group LG6, ddMerAnnu1.2, whole genome shotgun sequence, the following are encoded in one genomic region:
- the LOC126686397 gene encoding anthocyanidin 3-O-glucosyltransferase 6-like — translation MKNPHLVFVPSWGAGHLTSAVEAAKLLLAGDDRLSITVLIMKLTDKNAPKLIDPLPSTPLQFINLPAQDSESMGMNLIEKFKPDIKEAVSELTASQNDGASLAGFVLDMFCTPVMDVANEFGVPSYMFFTSGASFLGFMFHLQLLHDEHQLNPTELKTSDDAEFEFPCVVNSLPVRVFPGVVLEKEWCSNFLKICRDFREAKGIMVNTFMELESHAVNYLSDAKTKAPPVYPVGPILNKSGDADVSKSDGRKEIMKWLDDQPAKSVVFLCFGSMGSLGEDQAREIASALETSGHRFLWSLRKSSSTARMSPPVDYENLDEVLPEGFLERTAGIGKIIGWAPQVAVLAHPAVGCFVSHCGWNSTLESIWYGVPIATWPMYAEQQFNAFLLVKELGLAVEITMDYRKDNPVIVRAEDIERGIRCAMEHDSEVRMKVKEMSERSRKVLMDGGSSLSSLNRLIEDVIHNMP, via the coding sequence ATGAAGAATCCACATCTTGTATTTGTACCGTCGTGGGGCGCCGGTCATCTTACATCAGCGGTAGAGGCAGCAAAGCTTCTCCTCGCCGGAGACGACCGTCTCTCCATCACTGTCCTCATAATGAAACTTACAGACAAGAATGCCCCCAAGCTCATTGATCCTCTCCCATCAACTCCTCTCCAATTTATAAACCTACCCGCTCAAGACTCAGAATCCATGGGTATGAATTTAATTGAGAAATTTAAACCCGATATCAAAGAAGCTGTCTCGGAGCTGACCGCTTCTCAAAACGACGGCGCATCGCTCGCCGGGTTTGTTCTCGATATGTTTTGTACGCCTGTAATGGACGTGGCTAACGAGTTCGGCGTTCCGTCGTACATGTTCTTCACTTCCGGCGCTTCATTTCTTGGGTTCATGTTTCATCTTCAGCTTCTTCACGATGAACATCAACTGAATCCAACTGAGTTAAAAACCTCCGACGACGCTGAGTTCGAGTTTCCATGCGTTGTTAACTCGCTTCCGGTTAGGGTTTTTCCTGGCGTGGTGCTTGAGAAAGAATGGTGCTCGAACTTTCTAAAGATATGTAGAGATTTTAGAGAAGCTAAGGGTATTATGGTCAATACGTTCATGGAGCTAGAATCCCATGCGGTTAATTATCTTTCTGATGCCAAAACTAAAGCTCCTCCTGTGTATCCTGTGGGACCCATCTTGAACAAGAGTGGTGATGCTGACGTGTCAAAATCAGATGGAAGGAAAGAGATTATGAAATGGCTTGATGATCAACCTGCAAAATCAGTCGTGTTCCTCTGCTTTGGGAGCATGGGAAGTCTCGGTGAGGATCAAGCGAGGGAGATTGCATCAGCACTAGAAACGAGTGGACACCGATTCTTGTGGTCCCTACGGAAATCTTCATCAACGGCTAGGATGTCACCTCCTGTGGATTATGAGAATCTAGACGAAGTTTTACCCGAAGGATTCTTGGAACGAACGGCTGGGATTGGAAAGATAATTGGATGGGCTCCACAAGTGGCTGTGTTGGCCCACCCAGCAGTAGGATGTTTTGTTTCACATTGTGGGTGGAATTCTACACTGGAGAGCATATGGTACGGTGTACCCATTGCCACGTGGCCGATGTACGCAGAGCAACAGTTTAATGCATTTCTTCTTGTGAAAGAGCTGGGATTGGCTGTGGAAATTACCATGGATTATAGAAAGGATAATCCGGTAATTGTAAGAGCTGAGGATATAGAGAGAGGAATCAGGTGTGCTATGGAACATGATAGTGAAGTGAGAATGAAGGTCAAAGAAATGAGTGAACGGAGTAGAAAAGTATTGATGGATGGTGGATCTTCACTCTCTTCGTTAAACCGTTTGATTGAAGATGTCATACACAATATGCCATGA